From the Anaerobacillus alkaliphilus genome, the window CTGCAAAAGGCTTAACGAAGGAAATCGTTGAGGAAATTTCAAGAATGAAAAAAGAGCCAGAATGGATGCTTGACTTCCGTCTTAAGTCATTAGAACAATTTTACAAAATGCCAATGCCTTTATGGGGTGGCGACTTAGCAGACTTACACTTTGATGATATTACGTATTATGTAAAACCTTCTGAGAAATCAGAAAAATCTTGGGATGAAGTTCCTGAAGAAATCAAAAATACGTTTGATAAACTTGGTATCCCTGAAGCAGAGCAAAAGTATTTAGCTGGGGTTTCAGCTCAGTATGAGTCTGAGGTTGTTTACCACAATATGCAACAAGATTTAACGGACTTAGGAGTTATTTTTAAAGATACCGATTCAGCACTACGTGAAGATGAAGAAATCTTTAAAAAGTACTTCGGAACAGTTATCCCTCCGGCGGATAATAAGTTCGCGGCGTTAAATTCAGCAGTATGGTCAGGTGGTTCATTTATCTATGTTCCAAAAGGAGTAAAATGTGAAACACCACTTCAAGCATACTTCCGTATTAACTCTGAAAATATGGGGCAGTTTGAAAGAACGTTAATCATTGCAGATGAAGATAGCTCAGTTCATTATGTAGAAGGTTGTACTGCACCTGTGTATTCTACAAACTCACTTCATAGTGCGGTAGTTGAAATCATCATTAATAAAAACGCATATTGCCGATATACAACGATCCAAAACTGGGCACCAAACATCTTCAACCTAGTTACAAAACGTGCGGTTGCTTATGAACATGCAACAATGGAGTGGGTTGACGGTAACATTGGTTCTAAGTTAACAATGAAATATCCTGCTGTTGTTATGAAAGGTGAGGGCGCGAAAGGAACAATTCTTTCAATCGCTATCGCTGGTAAAGGACAACACCAAGATGCAGGAGCAAAAGTTCATCACTTAGCGCCAAACTGTTCATCTACAATCGTTTCGAAGTCGATCTCTAAACAAGGCGGTAAAGTAACATACCGTGGAATTTGTCACTTCGGTCGTAAATCAGAAGGTTCTAAATCGAAAATTGAGTGTGATACACTAATCATGGATAACGAGTCTACATCTGATACAATTCCGTACAACGAAATTCTTAACAACAACATTACGTTAGAGCATGAGGCTACGGTATCAAAAGTATCAGAAGACCAATTATTCTACTTAATGAGCCGTGGTATTTCAGAGCAAGAAGCTACTGAAATGATCGTAATGGGCTTCATTGAGCCATTTACAAAAGAATTACCAATGGAATATGCAGTAGAGATGAACCGCCTAATCAAGTTCGAGATGGAAGGTTCAATCGGATAATAACAAAAAACGAGCCCTCGGGCTCGTTTTTTTTATTCATAGGCTCTTTTCGTAAACATTGTGGTTATTCGAACACAATAAATTGTCTTTAATTAGTGGTTTGTTACGTATTCAATGCAGAGGTTAGAAAAGATGCCCGCTAAACTTAGTGCAATGCCTATGCGACTTATTTTGAAAAGCAATAAAC encodes:
- the sufB gene encoding Fe-S cluster assembly protein SufB; the protein is MAKKMPDIGEYKYGFHDKDVSIFRSAKGLTKEIVEEISRMKKEPEWMLDFRLKSLEQFYKMPMPLWGGDLADLHFDDITYYVKPSEKSEKSWDEVPEEIKNTFDKLGIPEAEQKYLAGVSAQYESEVVYHNMQQDLTDLGVIFKDTDSALREDEEIFKKYFGTVIPPADNKFAALNSAVWSGGSFIYVPKGVKCETPLQAYFRINSENMGQFERTLIIADEDSSVHYVEGCTAPVYSTNSLHSAVVEIIINKNAYCRYTTIQNWAPNIFNLVTKRAVAYEHATMEWVDGNIGSKLTMKYPAVVMKGEGAKGTILSIAIAGKGQHQDAGAKVHHLAPNCSSTIVSKSISKQGGKVTYRGICHFGRKSEGSKSKIECDTLIMDNESTSDTIPYNEILNNNITLEHEATVSKVSEDQLFYLMSRGISEQEATEMIVMGFIEPFTKELPMEYAVEMNRLIKFEMEGSIG